A window of the Deinococcus reticulitermitis genome harbors these coding sequences:
- a CDS encoding phosphoadenosine phosphosulfate reductase family protein — MTQSQPRSTRHILSLSGGKDSTALAIYMRDKVPEMEYVFCDTGEELQETYDYLERLQAYLGKEIVYLKNMRQGSVPDRLREMASRTHKGTAKGGKRGCDPSQCRPLAC; from the coding sequence ATGACTCAATCGCAACCCCGCTCCACGCGCCACATCCTGTCCCTCTCCGGCGGCAAGGACAGTACGGCGCTGGCCATCTACATGCGCGACAAGGTTCCAGAGATGGAATACGTCTTCTGCGACACCGGCGAGGAATTGCAGGAGACTTACGACTATCTTGAACGCCTGCAAGCATATCTTGGCAAGGAAATTGTCTATCTCAAGAATATGCGTCAGGGCTCAGTACCTGACAGGTTGAGGGAAATGGCGTCCAGGACGCACAAGGGAACGGCAAAGGGCGGCAAAAGGGGGTGTGATCCGTCCCAGTGCCGCCCGCTCGCATGTTGA